CTCCCGTCCCAATTCgttagtctttttttctttagagTTATTCATGTGATATGTGAATTGCTGATTCCTTGTGACTCAAGACGTTTTACGCGATTTTGAAAGCTTTATTCAGTAAAATTAATTGGGATCTATCAAAGAAGATTCGTATTGCACGTGGAAAGTATTattaattagaaaatttaaCCAATTTTCTCTTGCGTTTGAATAGAACGAGGGACTAACAAATGGTAACGGAACAAGTATGTGTCTTCTTTATGTATGTCTCTGTTTTGTTGATTGCCAAGTGTTTAACTGGGTGTGTAGGAGGAGGAACAAAGGGAAATACCCAAAAGACAGTGGCTATTGTTGTGGGAGTGCTGGCGGGGTTTGGGCTTGGGATTGCCTGTTTAATGGTTCTAAAATCAGCTTGCAAGAAGCGAGAAGGTAAGTATGGAGGATGAGGTTAGTTTCCAACTTCttattactcttttttttgtgcttCCCAACCCACCCAACCACcacccgccccccccccccccctcaatTTCTTGAACTTCTGCCGTGTATAATGTTCTACGGAGGACAAATAGTTGTTAAGTGTTGTTTGGTTCAATGGAAATGAGATTGAGAAGGAACAAATTGAATAGGTATTATTTGGTGTCTAATGGAATTACATAGTATCTAATTTGACAAAATGGTGATTAGATTTGTCCTTTTCAAGTGAAGCAAAATTCCGAAAGATCACTTCAAGAACAGAAAAAATCACTTGTAAGTGTCTTGCAAGCACAAGTCTCTAGCATGTCTCTCACTGAGAGAAAATCTTTTCGGTCACTATTTCCAAGTGAAAGATTTGTGCAAAACATTGGGCTCTGGTCTGTGGTGTGGCTTAAGGTTGCGGTAGGCTAGCAAGTTACTAGTTCCTAGCTTTTTATTGAGAAGTTATAGGCGATGGCCAACCGGATTGTTAGTCGTTGTTCTGGAACTCGGGTCCAGTCCAGTCTCCCTCCCCGAGTCCGTCGTTTTGTTTAAATAGTTTTGTAGTAGCAGAAGCTTCCTTCTAGTTTTTGAACTAGATATATAGAATCAGTATTGATTTATTGCAGGTCACTGAGTTGCTAAGTCTTTTGTGTGCAGGGGGAGACTAGCATAGTATGTGCTGAGCTGCTAATGTTAGAGGTGGTGGGGGTGTAAAGGGTTGAGAGAAGATTTTGCTTTTTCACTCAGTTTTGCCTTGAGATATTTCTTCTACActaagattcttttttttttgtttgtctttcctTCTTTAAGATTAAAACCAAACAGGCCTCTCTGTCTTGTAGATGGACATAGACATTTTAGTGATAGCTTACCTATGTAATACTTTTGAATGTACATGCACAAATTGAATATATTGATATAGGTTTTTGAGTAGTAGCTTTTACTTTGCTTTAAAAGCTTACTTCTCCACTTTACCACCACAGAGAGTGAGCAATTTAGCTTCTGTTCATGTGTTTCTTATGGTAGAAGAAAAGAACAACATATTGGAATCGTGGTccggccttgttcgttttggggtctcaataaattttctctatccatccctctccacttattactctaaaaaacctcccttaaaatccaaaccgaacagggtTGTACGTGTTGAGTTTCCACAGCAACACATCCAAGTACGTTGTGTTTGTAACCAAAAGTTTTAGAATCACTCACGTGATACACAAATGCTATACAGACTCACATGATGGGTGGACGGTGAACCTGATCGCTTGTGGAAGTGCTAGAATGTGCGCGGCTTATCTGTAATGTGAATGTCTGTGTAAGCGCCGGTGTACCGCATACATATAGTAGGTATGCGATGCTAGCAAAATTGGGTTGTACCTAACAAGTGATTCATCattcaataaaagagaataaTCTCGAAAAAGGGAGGATTAAAACCTTTCACCAAGTCCCACATCTCTATAATTATGAAGATCTGGCCCATATGGGTCACCCCATTAATTCAGTTGAACCTTTTTTGCTTTCTCAGTGTTTCTTAAACTAATGATAATTGATTTGGCAGTACAACTTTAGCAAATCCAACTGTGCTAAAACAAGGTTTGCAGCACCCTCGGTTTAGTGGATGAATATGCGAGAAAGGCCAAGAAAATCATccttcttgttttgttctttatgGTTGGCTGGGTTTGAATGAGACTGGAGAAAGAGACAAAAACATAAGTAGAGTAACATCTCCGCAAGTAATGTTTTCATGTGACGCAAAAACAAGACTTTATCACTCTCCGATTTGATGATCGAAACAGTTCGTTTTATAAGTCTTAATGTAAGATACATACGTAAAATGAAGCTGATTTGATATCGGTATGCATTTGATGATCGAAACAGTTCGTTTTATAAGTCTTAATGTGTGATACATGCGTAAAATGAAGCTGATCTGATATCGGTATGCATATGAGCGAAGAATAATTTTTGCAAGAGAAATAGATGGATAAACGTTGTCCGTTTTCGTCAATCCACATCAAGACTTAGAAAATGAAAGGTTCGGATTGCCAGGATCATCAAATCAATCGTGATTGGTTTCATTAAAAGAAATTACTATACCAAATCATACTCCTAGATACAGAAATTATACTCCTGATAACACTATTAGGCTGCGTGTGGATCAGCAAGTTAATTATAAGAGGAGAGGGGACAAGTGCCGCGCAGGATTTCCCAATTCTGAAGCGCGGCTTCCGTTAGGGtacatccggaccgtccatctCGGAAATCAAACATCTCTAAATCATTGATTGTCGAAATGGACGGTCCAGATGTGCCTACATGCGCCTACAGGATCCCCGGATCCGTGCAGCAATAGCATGAATGGAggattgaaacttgaaagcgCACCCCAAACAAGGCCACCAGAAATTACCAAAAACTCAACTTTAAAGAATCATCATACTTGGAGATTCAATTTCCCAACCAAGTACATTCtactctatttttatttttataaataactCTATCTGTTTTGTtgataaataaagaaaacataaattCTATGGACACACATGGTTGTACAGAATTCCCGATATAAATGTGTTTAGAACCGTCCGAGATTTGTGGGCTCTACGTCTAACGTGTGGGACTAACGTGCACTTAACAGATCCATCTCTGGATCTTTTCACATCTATCTGACTATTTGTGTCTGTAGTATTGTTCCTATATGAACAGGCATGGATGGTGAAGGAAACTGATACAGCTAGGTTCTAAACTGACACAGATTGGCATCTCGAAAGAAATCTGGTGCTTTAAAATCAGGCGACATGAGATAATTTCCATGCCTAGCCTTGGGAGTCCCATAACTAGTGTTCCTCTTTCAACACTCCCACCATCCGATATTGTTTGATTGTTTTAGAAGAATTATCCTATTTTTAATTCAGTAAAATATTTGTCCCTaatttttgatactttttttttataccaatgGGGGTCCAACCCAGAAATGCGGTTATGCACTGATATCTAGTTCTTATTAAACTtataaaacaaaccaaattgaGCATTAAGCCCTATTTAATTGGGGTCGGTCATATAAATTCGTTCTCTCCATTAAAATTTTGTCGAGGGTATCTTTTTTCTTAAACTTACGAACAAAGctattaatattttttaacatACTAAAATTAATACATGCAaaattatgaaagaaattgattttgacactccacctTTTGTCTCTTTCCTATTTGAAATTACAATAATACCCTTCCATGTGTAAGAAAGTCGATgaacactaacaaaataaagggtaatttggtaatttcacaaaaaataaaaagacaaaaaagtggAGTGTTAAAATTACTTGCCATTATGAAGTGCAAATCAGGGTTGCTTGTCACAATGCTTGCTACCCAATTGGAAATGAGTTATGATCTAATATTAGTACCAATGCCCAGCTACCCAATTTGGTTCACTCACCAATACAACAGATCAGATCATCTGACATAGCAGAAGGTATACAGTGCATTTTCAGAATTTCTCGACTTCTTTCTCTGGCATTTTTCGTCTGGAATACCAATTTCTGTGCAAAATAAAGAGAAACATGAACAGGTTAGTTGGAATACACATCAATGTGTGTACATACATATTAATAGAGAgcaaaagagggagagagagagaggtggccgACCTTCCGGTTGTCAAGACGGAATTCTAAGAATTCCTCGATACAACTCTCCACCATACTCGCCAAATCCTTGAGACTCTTTACAAGCTTACCATTAAAAGTTCGAACCTACATTCACCGTACACAAAAGTTGTACTATTTCATTAGCAAAGTCCTAAAAGGTTTATTTATCTAGAGTTAAACATATTCCCAAACCTGAAAATTCACGACTTCCTCCGCATCGTACCCACTATTTATGTCATCCTCAAGAACCTGCTCAATAATTGAGATAGAATGACAtgaattcaatttcaaaatgaGCACAAGCTAAGCACGTGAGAAACTTGTTGCTTTTGGGAAGATCACCTGACAAACAACAACTCGTTGTTCATGCACAGCTTGGGACATCAGGTCTCCTGAAACAGAAGGATACTACAAATGGAACCATACCATAAAAAATACTAGGTTAAAGTCAGATagtaaaggattttctgtatggTTACAAACATAGATGAAATACGCACCAAGGATTCCAAATATGTATAAGAAAGAGTCGTAAAAACAAGTCCCGCGACGATATAATATGAAATAGGCCTCCCAAGGATGTTTCCTGGCTTGAACTGTTTATGAGTTGCGAGTTTTATGGTGAATTCTTGTTTCTTTGAATTCCggagaacttcaagaacaaccTCATCACCCACGTACTTTTTTGTGATAAGGTAAGTGAAATCCACGCGGCGTCCTTGTTTAAATGGAACTGAAATTTTACCACAATGTGACTTGTTATTGAAAGCACAAGAAAAAGTAGATAAGTCACTTGAACATATTGCAAcagttttttatgtttttcccCTGATTAGGCAAATGATTTAGCTAGTAGAAATGTTGAAACACTAACATGATCACCAAGAGAATCCATCGATAAAAGAAGGCGCATACCTGTTCCATCACTGCGAATTTTAAGCCCATCAATTCTTGAAAGAATATCATACCGATTCAGAACATCAGATTCTGGATAATCAGGCATAACTTCCATTATTAGAACACCACCTTGATCATCTCTCTTCATTCTTAAATCAGAAGCTTCCATCACTAGCCAATTGATGCCAAGATTTGGGGACCCTGCCATTTTAAGATATTTTCAACATGAAAAGCTCAAACAATAGATTCACATTGACCGAAAATATTGGAAAGCGTTGTAtgccaaaaatataaaatacgaCTAGAATAAATCcgattcaaaaatataaaatactacTAGAATAAATATGATCCATGCAATACATAGTTACATATACTACTCGTATAGACTTTGAAGGCAATATTACAAGAATCATAAATGTAGCGTTCGGTCCCTATGAGATGGCAGAAAAATCCTACCGTACCAGTATATGCTCCATTCTTGTCATAGTCTCGAATGAAATGCTTAATAACCTGGGTAGGTATAACATCAGTTGTGCTGCCTGCACCCTGAAAGGCCATTCCCACACATTTGCcacttttattaaaaacaggTCCACCAGAAATTCCATTCCTTATAGTAACATTCACCTGCTAAAACAAACAAAGTCTTTGTGATGGTGAACCGAGATGGATGGATTCATAATTGACAGGTTTGGGTTGATCTATTCCTTTAGAACCACAACTGAACTATAAGTTACACCCCATTAGACATAGCCCGTGTAAAAAATATCGTGGTATATCCGTACCGAGTGTGTGTGCGTCCTGTGCGTAAATCCAATTGCATTGCAGGCAACCCATTCAATTTACAGCAGTTAAATAAGGGTAGTACATAAATTTGTAGTAAGAAATACATTTGCATCTACTGAAGAGATGGGCGTGAATGGAAAAGAGAAACTTTCAATAACAAGAGAAGTGACTCTGTGATAAAATACATGGTACAATTTTGATGCATGTTCTTGTCTTATTTACCTCTAAAGCGAGAAATTCGGCACCCAAATGGGAATAACATTTCATGCCCACTCTTGTCACACGAGCCCTTTTCATATATACACAACTCTCACCATGACAGCCCAGAATAGTTAATTTATCTTTGGGCGCTAACGTGCCTCCAAATTCAACCGGCTTAACTCCTTTCCAGAACTCGTCATCACAAACTGTAAGCATTGCTGCAAGTAATAACATCCATGaagtataatcaaaacaaaaaataactatttTACCAATCTATAAATGTATTGTATATAGATATATCAAGGCCGATAAATATGTATCTCAATAGTATTCTGAAAGAATTGATCCActgtagaaaagaaaaaaggaattgaTCCACTCCAAAATAAATTGGTAATAGGTGGAGTACATAGCGAACTATAAATGGACCTGTTTAAATAAATTGGGACAACTAAATATATACTGTTACAACTCGGAGGATTGGCTCCAGTTCAAAATCAATGGTGATTAGTGGAGTAGCCTCTGTACTATAAAAATTAAGCTTAGGTGACTTAGAGAGAGATGATGAGGGACAATTCTCTAGTTGTTCCCAACACGTGCGCTGCGGACATGATGCACGGAGACCAACAccgacacgggaattctaaaaaaatagggacacagacacggcaggggacacgccacgtgtatatttatttatttatttttccaattttttctccaagtTTAAAtgaaaatgtggacaaaacgaaaaatccataattccaataccattcaatcaaaacaagacatccataagttcaatacaatcctattgaaaaattacagtttaactcctaaatttttttaaaaaaaattacaatttagccccaatttttttaaaataatacagtttgacccccaccgtgtccctctcaaaaatttaaattaaattatgggataGGCCACGTTGACGTGTCTCCGTGTCCAACACTGCAATacgtcgacctctagaggtgtcggtgcttcataggctGCGTTTGCTTGCAGGGGATAGAGAAAAGCATATCTATGGGCTACCGAAGAAATGGCTCTGATACTGTGTCAAACTTGTGGAGGGATCAAATATAATAGCCGATTAGCAATATGGAAGAAACCAAAGTTTGGGTTGCTATGAATTAAAAATGTAACACACAAAAACAAGCTCATTATTTGTCATACCAATGTCACACTCGGGTGCTACTGCTATCACAGAAGCTTCGTATAAGGTATCAGAGTAGCGGTTTTTGAGCATCACTTGGGTGTGGTGATCCACGGAATGAGCACATGTTAACACTCTTCTATCCCCAATCACAAATCCACTGCTAtcacttttttcttgtttcttttgccATGGGCATGAAAAATCTGGATGCCCACTAACGCAAATAACCATGACAACAGCGTCCAGCGGTAACGCAACAGAAGAGCGCTGCAAAACACAGTGTTCAACTTGCAGTTGCTTATGGTACATACGCATGTATATGGAGTACTTCTATATAAGTATATCGAACCCATAATTCTCAACACTATAGGCTAGTCTATAGCAACGATGGTACATGCACACGACCCCAACAAAAAAGCTCTCAATGAAATATTCAGTAACAAGAGGTCAGGGATACATGACAGAAAACTGACTTCTCTCTCATGCTGAAGTAAGAAGGTCCGGAGTGCTAATCTAACTACTCTAACAGTTAGcagacaaaaaatttaaataaataaaaaaaaaggcccaATACGAGTTTGAAGTTGGGGTGGAGAAACAATTAATTGGTGTTACTGGCTCATGATTGGGGTTCTATTGTTTTTACCGGTGTATAATGTTAAACTAATCAAATACTAATTAAGCTACCACAACACAAGAGCAGTAATGGAGTAAGTTAACTGAGAAAAAGGACTTACAGCACGAGTGGAAATCTTCAAGGGCTTCCTCCTTTTTCTCCTCAGGTGCTTCGGAATAGTCTTGAAGGCCTTACTCGAGGAATCGGGATTTTTTCCTTCTGCTTGGGTATTAATTTTGCCTTCGATTCCATCAGCCAAATCTATCGATTGCTGAGGTACTGAAAAGATTAACCCAGAAAAAGTAGTTGAAGAAGAGTGAGCCGTGGGGTAGAAAACGGGGGGAAATCGGCCGTGGAGTGATTTTGATGGAATGCTTGTGAGAAAGGAATAATGACAACTAcgtttggtggtggtggaggggtggtGGTGAACGGTGGATTTCAACTTACAGAGCGGACTGGAAGACAACATGGTATTGGTTCCTTTGCATTCGTTAATGGAGGAAACGAATGCTACTTTTAGATT
The sequence above is a segment of the Rhododendron vialii isolate Sample 1 chromosome 13a, ASM3025357v1 genome. Coding sequences within it:
- the LOC131313209 gene encoding protease Do-like 9 isoform X2, whose translation is MLSSSPLCKLKSTVHHHPSTTTKRSCHYSFLTSIPSKSLHGRFPPVFYPTAHSSSTTFSGLIFSVPQQSIDLADGIEGKINTQAEGKNPDSSSKAFKTIPKHLRRKRRKPLKISTRARSSVALPLDAVVMVICVSGHPDFSCPWQKKQEKSDSSGFVIGDRRVLTCAHSVDHHTQVMLKNRYSDTLYEASVIAVAPECDIAMLTVCDDEFWKGVKPVEFGGTLAPKDKLTILGCHGESCVYMKRARVTRVGMKCYSHLGAEFLALEVNVTIRNGISGGPVFNKSGKCVGMAFQGAGSTTDVIPTQVIKHFIRDYDKNGAYTGSPNLGINWLVMEASDLRMKRDDQGGVLIMEVMPDYPESDVLNRYDILSRIDGLKIRSDGTVPFKQGRRVDFTYLITKKYVGDEVVLEVLRNSKKQEFTIKLATHKQFKPGNILGRPISYYIVAGLVFTTLSYTYLESLYPSVSGDLMSQAVHEQRVVVCQVLEDDINSGYDAEEVVNFQVRTFNGKLVKSLKDLASMVESCIEEFLEFRLDNRKKLVFQTKNARERSREILKMHCIPSAMSDDLICCIGE
- the LOC131313209 gene encoding protease Do-like 9 isoform X1 produces the protein MLSSSPLCKLKSTVHHHPSTTTKRSCHYSFLTSIPSKSLHGRFPPVFYPTAHSSSTTFSGLIFSVPQQSIDLADGIEGKINTQAEGKNPDSSSKAFKTIPKHLRRKRRKPLKISTRARSSVALPLDAVVMVICVSGHPDFSCPWQKKQEKSDSSGFVIGDRRVLTCAHSVDHHTQVMLKNRYSDTLYEASVIAVAPECDIAMLTVCDDEFWKGVKPVEFGGTLAPKDKLTILGCHGESCVYMKRARVTRVGMKCYSHLGAEFLALEQVNVTIRNGISGGPVFNKSGKCVGMAFQGAGSTTDVIPTQVIKHFIRDYDKNGAYTGSPNLGINWLVMEASDLRMKRDDQGGVLIMEVMPDYPESDVLNRYDILSRIDGLKIRSDGTVPFKQGRRVDFTYLITKKYVGDEVVLEVLRNSKKQEFTIKLATHKQFKPGNILGRPISYYIVAGLVFTTLSYTYLESLYPSVSGDLMSQAVHEQRVVVCQVLEDDINSGYDAEEVVNFQVRTFNGKLVKSLKDLASMVESCIEEFLEFRLDNRKKLVFQTKNARERSREILKMHCIPSAMSDDLICCIGE
- the LOC131313209 gene encoding protease Do-like 9 isoform X3, producing MLSSSPLCKLKSTVHHHPSTTTKRSCHYSFLTSIPSKSLHGRFPPVFYPTAHSSSTTFSGLIFSVPQQSIDLADGIEGKINTQAEGKNPDSSSKAFKTIPKHLRRKRRKPLKISTRARSSVALPLDAVVMVICVSGHPDFSCPWQKKQEKSDSSGFVIGDRRVLTCAHSVDHHTQVMLKNRYSDTLYEASVIAVAPECDIAMLTVCDDEFWKGVKPVEFGGTLAPKDKLTILGCHGESCVYMKRARVTRVGMKCYSHLGAEFLALEQVNVTIRNGISGGPVFNKSGKCVGMAFQGAGSTTDVIPTQVIKHFIRDYDKNGAYTGSPNLGINWLVMEASDLRMKRDDQGGVLIMEVMPDYPESDVLNRYDILSRIDGLKIRSDGTGDLMSQAVHEQRVVVCQVLEDDINSGYDAEEVVNFQVRTFNGKLVKSLKDLASMVESCIEEFLEFRLDNRKKLVFQTKNARERSREILKMHCIPSAMSDDLICCIGE